The genomic window GCATTGATGGAAGGACGGCACAGCGAGGCGGAGCGCGATCTCAGCCGCGCCTCGCGGCTGGATACGTTGCGCGGACCGGCGCTGCTTGCAGCGGCTGAAGCCTCGTCGCGTCGTGGCGAGCACGGTCGCGCATTGGAATCGCTGGACGAAGCGGCGCAAGTCGCGCCACGTGCGGCACGTGTGCTGCGTGCTCGCGTCCTGCGTCGCGACGGTAAGCCTGCGGAAGCGCTGACTTTGCTCACGCCCGAGGCGGACGGCGGCAATTTGAGTCCCGGCGGCTGGCGCGAATACGCGCTGGCAGCGCTGGCGAGCGGTGATACACGCCGCGCGCGCGAAGCGTTGGACCCATTGCAGAAAAGCGGTGTGCTCGGTGTCCGCGCTTACAACGCCCTGGAAACCCAGGTGCTGGTTGCCAGCCTCAACGCGGCATCGGATGGCGCCGTGCTCAATACGCTTTGGTCACAGTTGCCAAAGGCGCAGCGTCGCGCTCCGGCCGTCATCGATGCGTATGCGCGCAAAGCCGTCCGCTTCGGCCTGGTGTTGCCGGCGATGGACGAAGTGGAGTCCGCGTTGCGGCGCGAGTGGTCGTCGCAACTCGTCGAAACCTACGGCACCCTGCCGGGCGGCGATCTGGAAGCGCGGTTGCGTCGCGCGGAAGGCTGGCAGGATGGTCATCCCAATGATCCCAGTCTGCTGCTCGCCCTTGGACGCATGTGTGTGCGTCTGACTCAATGGGGCAAAGCGCGCCAGTATCTGGAACGAGCGCTGGCCCTGGCACCCACAGCGAGTGCGTGGGAGGCGTTGGGCGACACATACACAGGTCTTGGCGATGCTGCGCTGGCGCAGCGTTGCTATCGGAACGCCATTGCTATCGGGCGTGGTGATAATCCGGAGTCGTTGCCGGCCAGCAACGTTGTCGGTGGCAGGCTCGATACGCGGCCGATCGCGATTGAAGAGCGTGATGAACACGGGGTGCCGCGCTTGCGGCCTTGATGGTGCGCACCTAACACGCGCTTCATCCCGTTGCGTCGCCGCGCGCACGTTTCTTATTGGCGTTCGGGCGAGCACTGATTTTCAGTTACGTCCGATATTGGCAACCCTGTAAGCCCTGTAGATTCAACTCACCACTCCTGTTAGGCGATACGAGTGGTAAGTGGAGATACAGGGAGCGCTTCGGACAGGGACGTCACTTTCGCCGTAAATTTTGCAAGCCCCGCACCGGCTCAACCATTCCCCGGCAAGAAGCGGTAGCCCACCCCTGGCTCGGTTTTCAGCCAGCGTGGCGTGGTGGGATCATCGCCCAGCTTCTGCCGTAATTTGCCCAGCACGATGCGCAGGTAATGCGTGTCCTGCACATGCGTACCACCCCAGATCTCGCGCAACAACTGCTGTTGGCTGACGACACGCCCGGCGTGGCGCACCAGCATGGCAAGTACAGCGTATTCCTTGCGCGTGAGTGAAAGAGGCTCGCCATTGAGCGTGACTTCGCGCAGGCCCAGATCGATATGCAGACGGTCATCTTCGTAGCGCGGTGGCGCTTCGGTGCCGATCACGCGATTGCGCAGCAGGGCACGCAGGCGCGCCATCAATTCCTGGATGCCGAATGGCTTGGTCATGTAGTCATTGGCACCGGCGTCGAGCGCTTTGACTTTTTCGAGCTCGGTGTCGCGCACCGACAGCATCAGCACCGGCACCTGCGTCCATTGACGCAATTCCGCCAATACTTCGTGGCCTTCACGATCGGGCAGGCCGATATCCAGAACCACTACGTCCGGGTCGCGCGTGGCGGCCAACGCCAAGCCATCCTCGGCGTTGGCAGCAAGCAGCACGTCGTAGCCCTCGGCGCGCAGACCGATATCGAGAAACTTGCGGATCTGCGTCTCGTCATCGATGACCAGGACGCAAGGATTGGAGGCGGTCATGGTGTGGGCGGATTGGGCAACGGTAGGCTTATACGAATGGTGGTACCAACGCCTTCGCCGGGCAAGGCTTCCACGCTGCC from Dyella caseinilytica includes these protein-coding regions:
- a CDS encoding response regulator; this translates as MTASNPCVLVIDDETQIRKFLDIGLRAEGYDVLLAANAEDGLALAATRDPDVVVLDIGLPDREGHEVLAELRQWTQVPVLMLSVRDTELEKVKALDAGANDYMTKPFGIQELMARLRALLRNRVIGTEAPPRYEDDRLHIDLGLREVTLNGEPLSLTRKEYAVLAMLVRHAGRVVSQQQLLREIWGGTHVQDTHYLRIVLGKLRQKLGDDPTTPRWLKTEPGVGYRFLPGNG
- a CDS encoding heme biosynthesis HemY N-terminal domain-containing protein, yielding MKIWRWILLLVIIAAVAAFGWHWVAEDPGYVLVRFRGVTAQTSLLAAVVLLLLAWAIIGLLWRLARWPFGAFSRRHRRLSQQRLADGLVALMEGRHSEAERDLSRASRLDTLRGPALLAAAEASSRRGEHGRALESLDEAAQVAPRAARVLRARVLRRDGKPAEALTLLTPEADGGNLSPGGWREYALAALASGDTRRAREALDPLQKSGVLGVRAYNALETQVLVASLNAASDGAVLNTLWSQLPKAQRRAPAVIDAYARKAVRFGLVLPAMDEVESALRREWSSQLVETYGTLPGGDLEARLRRAEGWQDGHPNDPSLLLALGRMCVRLTQWGKARQYLERALALAPTASAWEALGDTYTGLGDAALAQRCYRNAIAIGRGDNPESLPASNVVGGRLDTRPIAIEERDEHGVPRLRP